Proteins co-encoded in one Opitutus terrae PB90-1 genomic window:
- a CDS encoding phage tail fiber protein produces the protein MSGFFTTAFRNSSLDHSFGGPDRARAANLYFAPVTTAPAADGSGVVEAAWTGLARLQKTNNAVNFPASANGQKLIATDLTFAELPADHVGTIDIVGLAIYEQAVGGTPIGYAPAPKTVAALDTYFVAANTASLEFNNAA, from the coding sequence ATGTCTGGTTTCTTTACCACCGCCTTCCGCAACAGCTCGCTCGATCATTCCTTCGGCGGCCCGGACCGTGCCCGCGCTGCCAATCTCTACTTCGCACCCGTCACCACCGCTCCGGCTGCCGACGGCTCCGGCGTGGTCGAAGCCGCATGGACCGGCCTTGCGCGTCTCCAGAAGACGAATAACGCCGTAAACTTCCCCGCGTCCGCCAACGGCCAGAAGCTGATTGCCACCGATCTCACCTTCGCCGAACTGCCGGCCGACCACGTGGGCACGATCGATATCGTCGGCCTCGCGATCTACGAGCAAGCCGTCGGCGGCACGCCGATCGGTTACGCGCCGGCGCCGAAGACGGTGGCCGCGCTCGACACCTACTTCGTCGCGGCCAACACCGCGTCGCTCGAGTTCAACAACGCCGCCTGA
- a CDS encoding DUF6950 family protein yields MSKPRLQNWPTALAAYLTASRTKKFAWGEHDCCLFSAGAIAAQTGEDPAAELRGTYHTAKEATALIRTRYEGSLWNVPEQHGLRLVDVRHAGRGDIVGDVLERRRILGVCAGARSAFLTTRGLVWRDTLACRFAWRIA; encoded by the coding sequence ATGAGCAAGCCTCGACTGCAGAACTGGCCCACCGCGCTCGCCGCCTATCTCACGGCTTCGCGCACGAAGAAGTTTGCCTGGGGTGAACACGACTGCTGCTTGTTTTCCGCCGGCGCGATTGCCGCGCAGACAGGCGAGGATCCGGCGGCCGAGCTGCGCGGGACCTATCACACGGCAAAGGAAGCGACGGCGCTGATCCGTACGCGTTATGAGGGTAGTCTGTGGAATGTGCCAGAGCAGCATGGGCTGCGGTTGGTGGACGTGCGACACGCCGGACGTGGAGACATCGTGGGGGATGTGCTCGAGCGGCGCCGGATCCTCGGTGTGTGCGCCGGTGCACGTAGCGCATTCCTTACCACGCGAGGACTGGTGTGGCGGGATACACTGGCCTGCAGGTTTGCCTGGAGGATTGCCTGA
- a CDS encoding type IA DNA topoisomerase, translated as MPKILIVAEKPDVGRTLAAALLGRTFSGMGPHRGTLPTGEELTVVTARGHLFELAPPEAYDPKYAAWIVHDLPITPSTRWDFQQVPREDAANYIRILRDEIAAHLNDEIVNACDAGREGEVIFRKVMRGCGAKRSARYTRMWAQVMTEEGLREAFAQRAPSANYNGLGEAGFSRDEADWLVGMNVTVLATKTLPRGRGNWKVWSVGRVQTPTLALVDTRDRLIADFKPQPFWEAFGGFGDVEAKADLDAYAESADRPKLLGSPEVNTERSKKVFWSQEKANAFAAAAKAPPTYTVADKKGTRTERPPLPFDLQEVQKLCSKRRGLTGTESLAVLQDLYEKRKLLSYPRTDSRYLPTKLKARLHADLARVLAAVKATHPQLHLASQELMPAEVAAKARAFDDAKVSDHYGIVPTGATAGIAELEGHELFVFLAVLQMTLMALDEPARYQTVTRRYTQEGGAGPYAPAVFRTTREEIEVPGFTRWRKETEKKSAPLPAAQSSQATLDAVTLKELRTNPPDPYTDATLLDAMKYAGETVDPELDPEQADALIEVMKDRGIGTPATRAGIIDKLVARQFLERQGKAIVTTENGRQLIRELRARAPDFLSAQLTAEWELVLKQMERGEAKLNRGQFLDALLAQVVTLKQAFLAKTSRDIETAAVPVTEGTPVADAVCPKSQQPLLDRGPFFEAPGFPGLRLWKRAFGRTFSAAEYVALLTAVAAGKPHHVTGMKSGQGREFAADLVLNADGTKLEIHRPEPKKVKGVKCPKSGKLLLDHGTFFEASGWPGVRLYKNAFGRVFAAEDYLPILEGWKAGTPIVVTGLVSAKTGNPYSAKLVLDAATKKVRLEFGKDEPRAER; from the coding sequence ATGCCGAAGATTCTGATCGTGGCCGAAAAACCTGACGTGGGACGCACCCTCGCGGCGGCACTCCTCGGCCGGACGTTTTCGGGCATGGGACCGCATCGCGGCACGCTGCCGACGGGCGAGGAGTTGACGGTCGTCACCGCGCGCGGCCACCTCTTCGAACTCGCGCCGCCGGAGGCTTACGACCCGAAATACGCCGCGTGGATCGTGCACGACCTGCCGATCACGCCGAGCACACGCTGGGATTTTCAGCAGGTGCCGCGGGAGGACGCGGCCAACTACATCCGGATCCTGCGCGACGAGATCGCCGCGCATCTCAACGACGAGATCGTCAACGCCTGCGACGCCGGCCGCGAGGGCGAGGTCATTTTCCGCAAGGTGATGCGCGGCTGCGGCGCGAAAAGGTCGGCCCGATACACCCGGATGTGGGCGCAGGTGATGACCGAGGAAGGACTGCGCGAGGCGTTCGCGCAGCGCGCGCCGTCGGCCAACTACAACGGATTGGGCGAGGCGGGATTCAGTCGCGACGAGGCGGACTGGCTCGTCGGGATGAACGTGACGGTGCTGGCCACGAAGACGCTGCCGCGCGGCCGCGGCAATTGGAAGGTGTGGTCGGTCGGCCGCGTGCAGACGCCCACGCTGGCGCTGGTCGACACGCGCGACCGGTTGATCGCCGATTTCAAGCCGCAGCCGTTCTGGGAGGCGTTCGGCGGGTTCGGGGACGTCGAGGCCAAGGCCGACCTCGACGCCTATGCCGAGTCGGCCGACCGGCCCAAGCTGCTCGGGTCGCCTGAGGTGAACACCGAGCGCTCGAAGAAGGTGTTCTGGAGCCAGGAGAAGGCGAACGCGTTTGCCGCCGCCGCCAAGGCGCCGCCGACGTATACGGTGGCGGACAAGAAGGGCACGCGGACGGAGCGGCCGCCGCTGCCGTTCGACCTGCAGGAAGTCCAAAAGCTCTGCTCGAAGCGACGGGGGCTCACCGGCACCGAGTCGCTGGCGGTGCTCCAGGATCTTTACGAGAAGCGAAAGCTGCTCAGCTACCCGCGTACGGACAGCCGTTACCTGCCGACGAAGTTGAAGGCGCGGCTGCACGCGGATCTCGCGCGCGTGCTCGCCGCAGTGAAGGCGACGCATCCGCAGCTGCACCTCGCCAGCCAGGAATTGATGCCGGCGGAGGTCGCCGCGAAAGCGCGCGCGTTCGACGACGCCAAAGTGAGCGATCACTACGGCATCGTGCCGACCGGCGCGACCGCCGGGATCGCCGAGCTGGAAGGACACGAGCTGTTCGTTTTCCTCGCCGTGCTGCAGATGACGCTGATGGCACTCGACGAGCCCGCGCGCTACCAGACGGTCACACGGCGTTACACGCAGGAGGGCGGCGCCGGCCCGTATGCGCCGGCGGTGTTCCGCACTACGCGCGAGGAGATCGAGGTGCCGGGCTTCACGCGCTGGCGGAAGGAGACGGAGAAAAAGTCGGCGCCGCTGCCGGCCGCACAGTCCAGCCAGGCGACGCTGGACGCCGTGACGCTGAAGGAGCTGCGGACGAATCCGCCGGATCCCTACACGGATGCGACGCTGCTCGACGCGATGAAGTATGCCGGGGAAACGGTCGACCCGGAGCTGGATCCGGAACAGGCCGACGCGCTGATCGAGGTGATGAAGGATCGCGGGATCGGCACGCCGGCGACGCGGGCGGGAATCATCGACAAGCTCGTGGCACGGCAGTTTCTCGAGCGGCAGGGCAAGGCGATCGTCACGACGGAGAATGGCCGGCAGCTGATTCGCGAACTGCGGGCTCGCGCGCCGGATTTCCTGTCGGCGCAGCTGACCGCGGAGTGGGAGCTCGTGCTGAAACAGATGGAGCGCGGCGAGGCGAAGCTGAACCGCGGGCAGTTTCTCGATGCGCTGCTGGCGCAGGTGGTGACGTTGAAGCAGGCGTTTTTGGCCAAGACGTCGCGCGACATCGAGACGGCGGCGGTACCGGTGACCGAGGGCACGCCGGTGGCTGACGCGGTGTGTCCGAAATCGCAGCAGCCGCTGCTGGATCGCGGGCCGTTTTTCGAGGCGCCGGGATTTCCCGGGCTGCGGCTCTGGAAACGGGCGTTCGGGCGGACGTTCTCCGCGGCGGAGTATGTGGCGCTGCTGACGGCCGTGGCGGCGGGGAAGCCGCATCACGTGACCGGCATGAAGTCAGGGCAGGGGCGGGAGTTCGCAGCCGACCTCGTGCTGAACGCGGACGGCACGAAACTCGAAATCCACCGGCCGGAACCGAAGAAGGTGAAAGGCGTGAAGTGTCCGAAATCGGGGAAGCTGCTGCTGGATCACGGTACGTTCTTCGAGGCGAGTGGCTGGCCCGGCGTGCGGCTGTACAAGAACGCATTTGGGCGAGTGTTCGCCGCGGAGGACTATCTGCCGATCCTCGAAGGCTGGAAAGCGGGGACGCCGATCGTGGTGACCGGGCTGGTGTCGGCGAAGACCGGCAACCCGTACAGCGCGAAGCTCGTCCTGGACGCGGCGACGAAGAAGGTGCGGTTGGAGTTTGGAAAAGATGAGCCCAGAGCGGAGAGATGA